GCTGAAGGACTCGAACAACACAAAAGACTGCAACGTGAAAAAGACCAAAAACGCAAAGAAAGAAAACAGGTTTCGCTCCCAGCAAAACACCAAAGCAAAGGCAAAAAATAGCCTAAGCGTCTTTTACAGGAATCGATTTTTCCCCTTTCTATCAAAATTAATAAACGCTCAAAAAATTAGAGCGCCTTGGGGTCTGTCAATTTTGGGTCTTCATCTTTCCCAATCAGTCTGGGACGGCGACATCATCCCCCAACGAACCAAACACCGTCCCAGTATCTTAGGGTTTTGGTAAAAGGAAAGACGAAAAACTGATCAGAGAAGCCTAAAGAACCATAAAAGGGCGTGACAGCACTTTTAGGAATTACGCCACCGCAGACATCAACCACAAGGGTTGAGTCTCGCACCCCAAGACCAAAAAAAGCCAATCTACTTGCTGTTCAATCTCTCTGACTCCATAAGCTCTAATTTTGGCGATTGCCCAAATACAATTCCAGCGTGTTAGTCACTTGTTCTTGTTAGACAAATAGTATTTCAAGGTGGGGCAAACGGAATTTTTGTTGACTAAATCCATTTCTTTGGGGTAAGTACTAAATTTAGGCGCTTTTTCGGATATCTACGATTTTACGAACCAACTAAGAACCACTTTTGACATATATGGCTCAATCTATAACTATAATTATCACTAAAATTTGAATGCTAATTATTGATTTTTAGTTTTCATAAATCAGGGACGATTTGTGGCTCTTGACCAAAAAGTTATTGAAAAACGGAAAACATAGCTGTAATTAACTGATTGTCATTTTCCGACTTTTATCTCAGCAAAATAACTGGTAGCGCCAATATTGTTTAAATCACTAAGTTGACGATGTTCTCCAGTTGCCTCTCCAGATGGTGTCTCGTATTCGACCTGTAATAGATTCTTCGCATATTCTGCTGCTTCCCCTATTGAGACATAGCCATTCTCGTCTTTGTCCGCTAAAGCATTAGAAAATGCTTTTAAGAACTCATAAGATGAGCCAAATGCACCTGTCTCATCAGCAGCACAAGCAGTCAATATAATTCTATTTCCTCCAGCTAAATCCTTTATTGCAGAACCAGAATAACAAGCATCTATCACTATAGCAATTCTATCGGCATTTATTTTTCCTATTTTTTCATCAAACCACTTGTAAGTGACTATTTCCTTACTATTTGCGAATTGAAATCTGCCAATTCCCCCATCGCTGTTAATTAGGACGATAACCTTATCTTTAGAGTTTGCTTTGTGGGAAATTTCAGTAGTTGCAGCTTCAAAATCTACTGCGTTGTTCTTTTCTTGGCTCAAATCGTACACGTTACTATTAGGAACCCCCATGCTATCAAGCATCTTGAACATCTCGTCCACAGGTTTATACTCATGACCTGCCATAGTCATCACAATAGCATACAAATTGTTCTTCACATTGTAAGATGAACCTGTTAGTTGCTCAAACCTGTTAGACCATGAGTCTTCGTCAACATTGGTGCTAGCTGTGTTTCCAGAATCGATAATATCTAAAAATTCTTGAGTTGGCAAAGCGTCAAGAAACAACATTTGCTCATAGTCCGAATTAGACAATATGCCATCCGTTAATAGAGCATTAACTATGGTTTTTTGATGGTTCTCTTCAAAATTTAAAAGAGTGTCAACAAAAGTTTGCTCTAAATCACTCATTTTACGGTCGCTGTCAAGAGGTTTTAGTGCATCAATCACACCGTCAGATGCGCCTTTGCTTTTTGCATAGGCTGCAACAGGAGTAGCGAAAACAGTTGTTACAATAAAGCCGCTTAAGACAACCATGAAAATGAATGCAACCGCAACTATGACTGTTTTTGATTTTTTCATTGTTAACTCGCTTGATAGTAACATCAGAGTAACATCTTAATGAATTTTTATAAAATGCCCCTTTACCTAAAAAAAAACAGATTAGCATTTGCTATGTTCGGGTTCTGTAATTATCCCTAAATTTTCGACGCTAATTAAGAATTATCACCTTAACCAAAAGCTTTTAGCTAGGTAATGCAATTAATAATAAGGTAAAACATAGCCATAAAATTACTTTGCCCTAAGGCTGGGACGGTGACATCAGCCCGCTGTTAGAGCAGCAGACTTACCTAACGCCAGATTTTTTATACAAAAACAGTTAACTAACAAGTATGTCCTTAGCTTCAACAGTAGATAAAATCACACTCTTATCGATAGTGGAGTTTAGCGCTTTACAAAATCAATTGAAACTTAATCTTATCGCGGACCCATCAAGCGAAAATGCATTAAAGGACTTGTGGAACACAGCCAATAAAGAATACCAACACATCGGTCCACCGTCGCGTTCATTCATAACAGCCCAGGACATACAACCAATCGATGATGATTACAGCCAAAAATATGAGACCCTCCTTTCAAGAGTAAAGAAATACAACACTTACCCAGAGAAAACTAGCATATACAACGTCAGAATCTCAAAATTAGTATCCCCCCAACTTATCATCAACCTTTCTCGCGCTAACAGATGGACAAATATAAAAAAGAACATCAAACCAGACGAACTCTACGAGCTAATGTTCCAACCGCCAATCGACTCCAATAGTATCACCTGCCAAATACTAGGAACAGGTTCATCCAACGGCGCAATGCTTTTCACAAGCCACGATGAAGATACACGAATATACCATCCCCCTCAAAATCGAAATATTCCATTCAACGCGAATGACCCTCAAAGCCGTAACTTCCAAAGCGTATGCCTACTTATTGGAGGGGGTTTACCGTTCGCTTCAGCGTATAGAGTTCAGCTTGGAGAGAATATAACACGCATTATTCTAAACAATGGAATCCATCGAGTATACAAATTGGCAGAAAAAGGAGTAGAATGGTGCCCGCTGATAGTTAGCGATATTAGCCCATATGAAATCCCGGAAACATTTGTGGGAACACCCAGAACAATACTTTTAAACCCAAAATTGAATCCTGCGCTTATTACAGATTTCTTAAATAAAGACATAACTATCCCCTTGAAGTACCACAGAGTACTCAAGACTATACGTCTAAACTGGAATTTTGAGCAATATGAAACCGTCCTCAAATAAGAAAAACCTAAAAAAGTTAGGCCACAGGCTGGTCGTCGGGGGTCCATTCAGGCGGCTTAGTTTGATTCGGTTTATTAGGTTGAACAGTTGAGTTCTGAGGTTCATCGTTTAGTGTTGGTTTTCCGAATTCGTTAGTAATCCCCGAGGGGTGAGACCCCGAGGGCAGATCCGAATTATTATGTAAGTCAGAACTACCGAATTCGGGAGGTTTGCCTGTTTGCTGTGCTACAAGAGTGGGTCCATTTGGATTAGCTTCTCCGGACTGTGAAGGGTCCTGCAAACCGTTTTGTAAAGTTGATTCTGTTCCTGCGGTGCTCCCCGCTCCTCCTCCCGCAGCTCCCCCAGCGGCGCCTGCACTTCCTGACGCTGCCGAACCTCCTGCAATAACAAAATAGTAAACAGCTGCGCCTACCCCAACCAAAGCACCGCCAACGATGCCTCCAATAACCACTGGATTAGATAGAAAACTATAAGATTGCACAGGAACAGTCGAACCATCTGTCGATGAGACGACAAAATAATCGTATTCTGAAACGCCTTTCCAAGGCGAAACCGCATCCGCTGCAGTAAGTTGAGAGACAGAACTATCCGTCTCAGTATAGGTATTCTTTATTTCGCCATTATAGTACATGTTAATTTGGCTTCCCTGTTTTTCAATTGCCAGAGTAAACCATACGTTTTTACTTTCTTGGTAGTTTCCAAGGGTTGTCTTTTGTCCATCCCGATAGAAAGCAAAGGTACCATACCAGCCATCCGCCATAAAGGTATAGGAATGTTTGTTTGTGATTGCGGTTACACTGTTTCCACAATGGCTACCTAGCGTCCATCTGCTCCTATCTTCAACTCTCCAATCAGAAATATCTTGGGAAAAATGATTTGAATAATGAATAGAGGTATCTTGTGAAGTACCATCCAAAACAATAGCGCCACCTGAAAAACTAACTCCATCTTCATGAGTAACTGTCCAACCGCCCTCTTCAAGTTGGTTAAGGCCTTGGTAGTCCATCTCATCTCTCCAGATACTTGTTGTAACATCAGCCGAAACCGCCATAATTGAACAATAAACAAACATAACAACTGCTAAAACAACAAGTAATCTTACCTTCAAACCAATCCCTCTGTTGTTTGATAGTTGTGTTTGATAATAAGCTTTTTCATGTCTAAATATCTGAGTAAAAATTAGAGCTTTAATTGAGAAAGTTGCAGTCTTTCTGTTCCAGAGTTGCCCATCGCCGCAGGTGTATGACAAAAATTTATATCCAATAACCGCTGAAAACGCCAAGTATGACAGTGAATTTCGATAGGGATTTAGAGTTAAAAAAATTGGATATAATTAAAGAGACGTATCAAGTGAACCATGAATTGGCAAACTCTATAATGAGCACCGCCATGATTGCCTTGTTGGTTGTGGTTGTAACATACGGATTAACCAATACCCTGAACCTGTTAGGTGCACTCCTTGGAATTTTGGTTATTGTGATAGTTTTCGTAATAGGATTCTATAATGTTTTTAAAATGAACAGAAACGCATTGGCACACTATGACAAATGGATAATAGATATCCAAAATGGAAGGCCATTGCCAACAATTGTTCAAATGAGCAAAGAAATACAAAAAGCTACTTAGATAGAGAATGTTAGATGCGAGCAACCACAAAAGTTGCCGCCGACCCTTTCTTATATTTTTGAAAAAAAAGTGAAATGGGCAGTCTTATTCCTCTTTATCGCCTTTAACACCCTTCTTGAGTCCTGACCCAATCCCCTTTGCTATACCGAAACCTTTCTTGAGACCTTTTCCTACGACTTCGCCAGTTTTCTCTGCCGTTTGCTCTGCTTTCCCCTTAGCCTCATCTTTACCCATACATTCACCTCCAAGCAAAACGTGTTATCGCTTGATTAGCTGGGTCCCGCTTTTAAAAATTATTTATTTTATGAATCAGAAATGAAATGTACAACACAAGCAACCACAAGGGTTTCCGCCAACTAAACACTAAAATCAAGATCCTCAAGGCACTTTTTAGAAAAACACGTGACAGTGAGTAACGTCTGAGGGCAGCTGGAATCTTTGCAGGTAGTGTCATTTAGACAAAACAATCATGAAGAAGTATTAAGAAAAATTTTTCTTCTAATTCAGCCAATAATAACGGGTGGATAAAGTGAATAGAACTATCGCAACATTGCTTGTTACAGCCATTATCATAGTCTTGAGCACGGCAATAACATCAATAAGCGCCGCCGAAGAAGACAGAGACAAATATAACTCGGCTCCACCGATAATTAGCATCCTTGACAATGAGAACGCCGGCGTGCCGATAGATTACATCCAGCATACTATGCATCCCACGATTTATTCAGATACAGAAAACGTTACCCTCTGGATTAAAGTACGGCTACCGTATCAAGTTCACAATTCTAAATTACAAGGGGATCTCATGTGGTTTGGAGGGCATATAACCGCCGTTTCATACAAAGCAAGCTGGCTTAACAACCAAACCGTAAAAATTTACACCAACAATTCTAATGAAGGCCCACACGAGTTTAATTTTACTTTAACAAACATACCTTATGGGAGGCACTACTTAGAAGTTAATGCATCCTGTGTTGTTTTTATACTTAATGATCTCTCTGGTTTGTCATCTCACCCGTTTCGTGACAGCGCTGAAACATCATTAGACATTACGGTTTTACCAGTTTCCACGCCAACACCACAACCGACGCCTATGCCGTCTCCTACTACTTTCAATCTAAGAACTGAGCATGCAGTCACCATAGTTGCGGTAATCCTATCAGTTGCTGTTTTTCTAGCAGTCTTCTATAGGAGACACCCAAAAGGCTCAACCACTAGAAGCGCAACTATTCCGCAACAATAGAAAAAGCATAAAACAATTGGAAAAAATGTTGGAAATGAGCGTTAAAGTGTGTGGGCTATTACCAAACGCCAATCGGTATTATGTATGCCTATGGTCGTCCAGAATGCTTCTTTGTTAACTAGTGGTCTTGAGGGTGCAAGGTCATCAAAATAACTGTAAGTGCCATAACCTGACTGTGTATCAACAACATTATGAATGAACGTTTGAAGTTCAGTATAGCCGTGGTATTCTTCGTCTGTGAAGACATTTTTTCCTTGCTCGGGGCTATCATCATAGATTAGGGTGCCATTTTTTTGTAGAGCATAAATCGTGTAGATGCCTTGAACCGAGTCTTCAACAAATGGGTGGATAAGCTCGTAGGGCAAAAAGACGATGCTGAGCGAACCGATAAAGAGCCCATCAGCATTGAAAACGGGCGCAACCATCACAACGCCCGGGAAATCTTCTACCAGAGAGATAAGGTTACTGACTGCAGGCCGCAGGGTTGAGCGCATTTCAATGTTTTGTTCTTGGTTTGATACATCCTTGCCGATTATATCACTGAAATTACTGGGTTGGACGGCTCGTAAAACGCCATTTTTGTCGGCAGTTGCTGCATTAATGATGACATTTGAGTTTTGGGCGTAGAGGTCGCTTAGTACTTTTTCTGCTGCGTCTCCAGTTAAACCAGTGCTGGATAATTGTTGACATGCATTTGACATAGCATCATCTAGTTTTTGCAGTTCTGAATTTATGCTAGACGAGTCGCGAATCAAAAATGAAGCCATCTCTTCTTTTTTACTTTGGCTTGTTACCTGCGAATTGGTGCTCCATTGATACATATTGAATAATAACGAAGCAGCCAGCAATATCACTAAAACTATGACTAACAGTTTCGTTTTAGCCATTTTGCATCGTGAATCTTTTGGGCAGATTTAGCCTTTAAGCGTTATGTTGAATCATACCCAACCTCAATAGGCAGCCATGGGCTGGGTCTAAGAGAATCCCCTAATATCAAACGAAAGAAATTACCGCTTTAATTTTCTCTTATTAACAATTAGACAAATCGCTTATATTTTCAGAA
This genomic stretch from Candidatus Bathyarchaeota archaeon harbors:
- a CDS encoding C13 family peptidase; the encoded protein is MKKSKTVIVAVAFIFMVVLSGFIVTTVFATPVAAYAKSKGASDGVIDALKPLDSDRKMSDLEQTFVDTLLNFEENHQKTIVNALLTDGILSNSDYEQMLFLDALPTQEFLDIIDSGNTASTNVDEDSWSNRFEQLTGSSYNVKNNLYAIVMTMAGHEYKPVDEMFKMLDSMGVPNSNVYDLSQEKNNAVDFEAATTEISHKANSKDKVIVLINSDGGIGRFQFANSKEIVTYKWFDEKIGKINADRIAIVIDACYSGSAIKDLAGGNRIILTACAADETGAFGSSYEFLKAFSNALADKDENGYVSIGEAAEYAKNLLQVEYETPSGEATGEHRQLSDLNNIGATSYFAEIKVGK
- a CDS encoding PDC sensor domain-containing protein encodes the protein MAKTKLLVIVLVILLAASLLFNMYQWSTNSQVTSQSKKEEMASFLIRDSSSINSELQKLDDAMSNACQQLSSTGLTGDAAEKVLSDLYAQNSNVIINAATADKNGVLRAVQPSNFSDIIGKDVSNQEQNIEMRSTLRPAVSNLISLVEDFPGVVMVAPVFNADGLFIGSLSIVFLPYELIHPFVEDSVQGIYTIYALQKNGTLIYDDSPEQGKNVFTDEEYHGYTELQTFIHNVVDTQSGYGTYSYFDDLAPSRPLVNKEAFWTTIGIHNTDWRLVIAHTL